CCGCCGAGCTGCCGTCGATCTGTGTGCCCAGACCGTCGAGTCGCCGAAGCGCCCGGATTAGCGAGACGCGAGTGAGCGGGGGTATGTCTCCGTTCTCACGCTCGATGGACTCGGCGAGCCGCAGGCTCATTCGGTTCGCCCGCGCTTGGAGCCACACGCGCGACCACTCGTCCAACACGTCCGTCGGGAACCGGAGCGCATCCAGCAGATTCGCGTCCAGACCGAACGTGAGGTATCGGAGCCATGACACCACTCCTGCCTCCTCGCCGTCGAAGACATGGGAAGCGGGCAGGATCCTCTGATGCGGGATGCCTTCCTTCGTCAGCCGATCTGACAACAGATCGGCGTTCGAATGACGCCTGTAGAACACGGCGATGTCGCGGTACGCGACGTGGGCTTCACGGTGAAGCCTGCGGACCAGCTTCGCCACGCCAGACGCTGCAGCCTCCTCGTCGGCGAAACGGTACGCGTAGGGTAGGTCGCCCACATCGCTGTCGGTGACCAACTGGCTGACTCCGCCTCGACGGTTGTTGGCGATCACCTTGCCCGCGACGTCCAAGATCATCTTGGTCGAGCGATAGTTTTGCTCGAGCTCGACGACTTTGGGCTGGAAATCCTCACGGAACCGCCGGAGCCACTCCGGGCTCGACCCACGCCACCGATAGATGCTCTGATCTTCGTCGCCGACTGCCGTGATGCGGTGCGGCGGACCCACGAGCGCTCGCAGGAACTCGTACTGGGCGCAGTTGATATCCTGATACTCGTCCACGAGCACGTATCGGAACCGGTCGCGGTAGCGGTCACGGATCGACTCGTGCATCCGCAGACCTTCGGTCGTGACGGCGAGCAGGTCGTCGAAGTCGAACGCACTGTGGCTGCGAAGCCGCTCAACATACGCGGCGACGGCGATTCGGAGCTGTTCCCGCGTGTGGGGGCTCTCGATGGGCGTGCCTTCGTCGTCCCAAACCTCGAAGACCGCCTGTGCCGGGTCGCGCAACGCTGTCTTCTCAAGGCTGATCAGGTCGCGAACCCGTGCCACGGTCCACGGACTGCTGTCGACGCCAACCTGCCGCAGAACTTCCGCGAGGATGGCGTCCTGGCTCTCCTGGTCGAAGATCGCGAAGTCCGTTCGGAGACCGAGCGTCGGTGCGCACTCTCGCAACAGGCGCGAGCAGATGGTGTGGAACGTCCCGACGCACACCTCCCCGGCGATGCTGCTGCCAAGGAGCGAGTGAACGCGGTCGGAAAGCTCCTGCGCCGCCTTGTTCGTGAAGGTGAGCGTGAGAACATGATCCGGACGAGCTCGGTCCACCTGAACCAGGTGCGCAACGCGGTAGGTGATCACGCGCGTCTTACCGGTGCCAGGACCGGCGAGAACCAGCAGCGGCGAATCGCCGAACGTGACCGCTTGGCGCTGTCGAGGGTTAAGGTCGCGTTCCAGGTTCATGGGTTCACTCGGACGATGGCGAGCTGGATCGCGGCGGTCTCCATCGCCTAGAGGCGCGCGTCTTATCTGCCTGCACGCGCTCCCGAAGCGCCCGTATGACGACCCCTGGGACGAGGCCTTCGAGGTCGCCGCCCATCTCGGCGACCTGCTTGACGAGCGTGGAGCTGAGGAACGCGTATTGCGGATCGGCGATCAGAAAGACGATCTCGATCTCCGGCGCGAGATGGCGGTTCAGGAACGCCATCTGAGCTTCGTACTCGAAGTCGAGCGGAGAGCGGATGCCTCGGACGATGGCACTCGCGCCGATCTGGCGAGCGTGTTCCACCATGAGCCCGTCGAGCGTCTCGGCTCGAACGCGCTCGCCGTAGGGCAGGTCCTGCATCACGAGTCGCAGCAGGTCGAACCGCTCGGCTACGGTGAACAGCGCCGGCTTCGCCGGATTGACCCCGACGGCGAGCACGAGCGCGTCGAACACATCCATCGCCAGCGCGCGCGTGATGATATCCACGTGTCCGTTGGTGATCGGATCGAAGCTCGCGGGGAACAACGCGATTCGTCCGGGCATGGTAGCTCCCATCGGTCACGAGCGACGGCGCTCCATTCTAGCACGACGGGCGGCACGCCGGAAGCCGCCGCCTTGCGGCTCGCTCCGCGAACGCTTATCGTGCCTCGGACGTCGGGGATTCCGTGGACCGAAGGAGAGACCATGGCACGCGAACTCAGAGCCGCCATCGTCGGTTGCGGACGCATGGGAGGCTTCATCGACGATGAGCTGACGAACCATCCGGGGTTCGTACCGCCCTACTGCCACGCTGGAGCCTACGTCGCCGCCCGGCAGACCGCCCTCATCGCCGCCGCCGATGTGGTCCGAACCAAGGTGGACGCTCTGGGCGACCGTTGGCACGTGGCGGCGCGATACACCGACTATCGAGAGATGATCGCGCGGGAGAAACCCGACATCGTCAGCATCACGACGCGACCCGATTCGCATGCCGACATCGCGGTCTTCGCTGCCGAGAACGGCGTCAAGGGCATCTACGTCGAGAAGCCGCTGTGCTGCTCGATGGATGAAGCGGATGCCATCCGCGCCGCGTGCGCGACGCACGGGGTTCACCTGAACCTCGGCGTGAACCGGCGCTACCAGGACTCGTTCTGGCAGATCCGCAAGCTGATCGAGGCTGGCGTCGTCGGAGACGTGCAGTCCATCTGCGCCTATTCGTCCGGGAGCGCGCTCTGGACGCACACGCACACGACCGACATGCTCCTCTTCTTGGCGGGCGACCCGGAGGTGCGCTTCGCGCAAGGGCACGCCGCCGTCGAACCCGCCGACTTCGGCGACAACCGCACGGACTCCGATCCCTCCATCCTGAACGGCTACTTTCGATTCGCCAACGGCGT
The DNA window shown above is from Candidatus Poribacteria bacterium and carries:
- the coaD gene encoding pantetheine-phosphate adenylyltransferase is translated as MPGRIALFPASFDPITNGHVDIITRALAMDVFDALVLAVGVNPAKPALFTVAERFDLLRLVMQDLPYGERVRAETLDGLMVEHARQIGASAIVRGIRSPLDFEYEAQMAFLNRHLAPEIEIVFLIADPQYAFLSSTLVKQVAEMGGDLEGLVPGVVIRALRERVQADKTRASRRWRPPRSSSPSSE
- a CDS encoding Gfo/Idh/MocA family oxidoreductase, producing the protein MARELRAAIVGCGRMGGFIDDELTNHPGFVPPYCHAGAYVAARQTALIAAADVVRTKVDALGDRWHVAARYTDYREMIAREKPDIVSITTRPDSHADIAVFAAENGVKGIYVEKPLCCSMDEADAIRAACATHGVHLNLGVNRRYQDSFWQIRKLIEAGVVGDVQSICAYSSGSALWTHTHTTDMLLFLAGDPEVRFAQGHAAVEPADFGDNRTDSDPSILNGYFRFANGVNGTMNPASGYEFEVHGSKGKIRSRGNGNAIEVHTFDTHG